Proteins encoded together in one Anguilla anguilla isolate fAngAng1 chromosome 9, fAngAng1.pri, whole genome shotgun sequence window:
- the LOC118236746 gene encoding mannose-P-dolichol utilization defect 1 protein-like isoform X2, whose amino-acid sequence MLGTVVVKLPQIYKLLKAGSAEGLSFMSAVLELFAITGSMVYCISLNFPIGAWGETLFIVIQNLTIGFLIQHFGGSTLRGVGFILIYCCLLSLLISPLTPRSVAMAMQSSYMPAVIISQLIQSGTNYHNGHTGQLSAVSVFLLFFGSLARIYVSAQETGDSLMTLTCVIASCCNAVIAGQVLCYWNRRPSVKEKDE is encoded by the exons ATGCTTGGGACTGTTGTAG TGAAGCTGCCACAGATCTATAAGCTGTTGAAGGCCGGGAGTGCTGAAGGCCTGAGCTTCATGTCCGCTGTCCTCGAGCTGTTTGCCATCACTGGCAGCATGGTCTACTGCATCAGCCTCAACTTTCCCATCGG TGCCTGGGGTGAGACTCTCTTCATAGTGATCCAGAATTTGACCATTGGATTCCTCATCCAGCACTTTGGAGGAAGCACCCTCAGAG GTGTTGGGTTCATCTTAATCTACTGCTGCCTGCTGTCTCTTCTCATCTCCCCTCTGACCCCCAGGTCAGTTGCTATGGCGATGCAGTCCTCATATATGCCTGCTGTCATAATTTCCCAG CTCATTCAGTCAGGGACCAACTACCACAACGGCCACACCGGTCAGCTCTCAGCAGTTTCCGTCTTCCTGCTCTTTTTTGGCTCCCTGGCTCGCATATACGTCTCTGCACAG GAGACTGGAGACTCTCTGATGACTCTGACCTGTGTAATTGCATCCTGCTGTAATGCTGTCATAGCAGGTCAGGTCCTGTGTTACTGGAATCGTAGGCCCTCTGTTAAAGAGAAGGATGAGTAG